A single Chlamydia suis DNA region contains:
- a CDS encoding amino acid aminotransferase, with amino-acid sequence MSLFEQLPSFSPDSILGLAQAFQEDPREDKINLLLGTYEREKKRYGGLSSVRKAQTVFFDDEKDKNYLPIKGSPVFLEEMAALCFGEIDAKRWTGVQAIGGTGALHLGAAVYAKSSLAGKVYIPAQTWGNHSRIFSSQGLSLEHYPYYDPKTKELDLQGFKTALQTAPETSLILLHCCCHNPTGKDIPISEWPEIIAIIKERDLIPFFDMAYLGFANGIVEDRRPIQLCIEAGVTTFVAGCASKNFSLYGSRVGFFGVIHQDKQDLSRILSFLEEQIRGEYSSPAREGAAIVSSILANPYLRQEWELELEGIRQSLEETRAKFIVAMREVAGHTFDFIASQKGFFGYPGFSKEQVVFLREELGIYTTAGGRFNLNGITDKNIHRVTQGFAQAHEYSQSLS; translated from the coding sequence GTGAGTCTTTTTGAACAGTTGCCTTCCTTCTCTCCGGATTCGATTCTTGGTTTAGCACAGGCTTTTCAAGAAGATCCTCGTGAGGATAAGATTAATTTGTTACTGGGGACCTACGAACGAGAAAAGAAACGGTATGGAGGGCTCTCTAGTGTTAGAAAGGCGCAGACTGTTTTTTTCGACGACGAAAAGGATAAAAACTATCTCCCTATCAAAGGATCCCCAGTTTTTTTGGAAGAGATGGCGGCATTGTGTTTTGGTGAAATCGATGCCAAACGCTGGACTGGAGTGCAAGCGATAGGAGGGACAGGAGCTTTACATCTGGGTGCTGCGGTATACGCGAAATCCTCACTAGCAGGAAAAGTCTATATTCCTGCTCAGACCTGGGGAAATCATTCGAGAATTTTCTCTAGCCAAGGCTTGTCTTTAGAGCACTATCCTTACTATGACCCAAAGACAAAAGAACTAGATTTGCAGGGATTCAAAACTGCTTTGCAAACAGCTCCCGAGACATCTTTGATTCTTTTGCATTGTTGTTGCCATAATCCTACAGGGAAAGACATTCCTATTTCTGAGTGGCCTGAAATTATAGCAATTATAAAAGAAAGAGATCTCATTCCCTTTTTTGATATGGCTTACTTAGGTTTTGCTAATGGCATAGTAGAGGATCGTCGACCTATTCAACTTTGTATAGAAGCGGGAGTGACAACCTTTGTCGCCGGATGTGCAAGTAAAAACTTCTCTTTGTATGGTTCTCGGGTAGGGTTTTTCGGGGTTATCCATCAAGATAAACAAGATCTAAGTAGAATTCTTTCCTTTTTGGAAGAGCAGATTCGAGGAGAGTATTCTTCGCCCGCTAGAGAGGGTGCAGCGATCGTGTCTTCCATATTGGCGAATCCTTATTTGCGACAAGAATGGGAACTTGAATTGGAGGGCATTCGCCAGTCTTTAGAAGAAACTCGTGCTAAATTTATTGTGGCTATGAGAGAGGTTGCGGGACATACTTTTGATTTCATAGCATCTCAAAAAGGGTTCTTTGGATACCCAGGTTTTTCAAAAGAGCAAGTTGTGTTCCTTAGAGAAGAACTTGGTATTTATACGACAGCTGGTGGAAGATTCAATTTAAATGGCATTACAGATAAAAATATCCATCGTGTGACCCAAGGTTTTGCCCAGGCTCATGAGTACTCTCAGTCCCTATCATAA
- a CDS encoding GreA/GreB family elongation factor, which translates to MDYLEKLQSLMEKHPSDFFSLWEEYCFNDIVKGDELIVLLEKIKNSTIAPAFGKIAESVIPLWEQLPEGEEKDKVLSLVFDVQTTNSKRLLELALQQVKKYEGSENYKEALRIVGLRDGISFAHCLGRFALLMHLCEGNFVFHQGGWGVGEIMGVSFLQQKVLVEFEGVLTAKDISFETAFRMITPLKKDHFLARRFGDPDAFEAFAKKDPVAVIECLLKDLGPKNAKEIRNELVELVIPEEDWSRWWQSAKIKMKKDSRILAPASSKDLYVFDPKGFSFVSQLQASLSGSADANKKIASCYTFVRDLGSELKDEANRQLVINELKSLDLPADSALLMQRAMLLSEFLGEKTSELECENIAKLSEDQLFDIVKHIEILALQKSFLSLIHSCSPVWESVYTKIFLTTSASILRELVFKVLNSDKEARKNILDKIYAVIEQPLLYPELFVWLFLRVVAGEDGLFAESERKEIQRQMLASALELMHKVATTSQKELGKKLYAFLVGQRFLAVRQIIENASIEYLKEFILLSSKCPQFSQGDLGVLRSLAEVVQPALKRGTPEEEENILWTTSDSFTRMKNKLQSLVGKEMVENAKEIEDARALGDLRENSEYKFALERRARLQEEIRVLSEEINRAKILTKDAVFTDSVGVGCKVVLENDQGEEVCYTILGPWDANPEAKILSSKSKLAQEMVGKTVGETVLFQGKKHKIKQISSIWD; encoded by the coding sequence GTGGATTATCTAGAAAAGCTGCAGTCCTTAATGGAAAAGCATCCTTCGGATTTTTTTAGTTTGTGGGAAGAGTATTGCTTTAATGACATTGTTAAGGGAGACGAGTTAATAGTCTTACTGGAAAAAATCAAGAACTCGACTATAGCGCCAGCTTTTGGAAAAATTGCAGAAAGTGTAATTCCTTTGTGGGAGCAACTTCCAGAAGGTGAAGAGAAGGATAAAGTACTTTCGCTAGTCTTTGATGTCCAAACCACTAACAGCAAGCGCTTGTTGGAACTAGCTCTTCAACAAGTAAAAAAATACGAAGGCTCTGAGAATTACAAAGAAGCTTTGCGGATAGTTGGGTTAAGGGATGGGATTTCTTTTGCTCACTGTTTAGGACGTTTTGCTCTGCTTATGCATCTTTGTGAAGGGAACTTTGTTTTCCATCAGGGAGGCTGGGGAGTTGGAGAGATTATGGGTGTCTCCTTTCTTCAGCAAAAAGTCCTGGTGGAGTTTGAGGGAGTGCTTACTGCAAAAGACATTTCCTTTGAGACAGCTTTCCGCATGATAACTCCTCTAAAAAAAGATCATTTTTTAGCAAGGCGTTTTGGGGATCCAGATGCTTTTGAAGCTTTTGCAAAGAAAGATCCTGTAGCTGTCATAGAGTGTCTGTTGAAAGACTTAGGGCCTAAAAATGCTAAAGAGATCCGTAATGAGTTAGTAGAACTTGTTATTCCAGAAGAAGACTGGAGCCGGTGGTGGCAGTCAGCTAAAATCAAGATGAAAAAGGATTCTCGGATTCTAGCTCCAGCATCTTCTAAAGATCTTTACGTTTTTGATCCTAAAGGGTTCTCTTTTGTTTCTCAATTACAGGCGTCTTTATCGGGAAGCGCCGATGCAAACAAGAAGATCGCTTCTTGCTATACTTTTGTGAGAGATCTAGGAAGCGAACTCAAGGATGAAGCTAACCGCCAGTTAGTGATTAACGAGTTGAAGTCTTTGGATTTACCTGCAGATTCTGCTCTACTCATGCAGAGAGCTATGTTGTTGTCAGAATTTCTTGGAGAAAAGACTTCTGAGTTAGAATGTGAAAATATTGCTAAACTTTCCGAGGACCAGCTGTTTGATATTGTCAAACACATTGAAATTCTCGCATTACAGAAGAGCTTCCTCTCTTTAATACACTCTTGTTCTCCAGTTTGGGAGTCTGTGTATACAAAAATCTTTTTAACAACAAGCGCATCTATTCTGCGTGAGCTGGTCTTTAAGGTTTTGAATTCAGATAAAGAGGCTCGAAAAAACATCTTAGACAAAATTTATGCTGTAATCGAGCAACCTTTGCTTTATCCAGAACTCTTTGTTTGGCTGTTTTTGCGTGTGGTTGCTGGGGAAGACGGTCTTTTTGCAGAATCTGAGAGAAAAGAGATCCAAAGACAAATGCTTGCAAGCGCTTTAGAGCTCATGCATAAAGTAGCAACCACCTCCCAAAAAGAGCTTGGGAAAAAACTCTACGCATTCTTGGTTGGACAACGGTTTCTTGCGGTTCGTCAAATTATAGAAAACGCTTCTATAGAGTATCTTAAGGAATTTATTTTGTTGTCTTCTAAATGCCCACAATTCTCACAAGGAGACCTTGGAGTTTTGAGAAGTTTAGCAGAAGTTGTGCAACCGGCTCTTAAACGAGGGACTCCAGAAGAAGAAGAAAATATTCTTTGGACAACTTCAGACAGTTTCACGCGTATGAAAAATAAACTACAATCTCTAGTTGGAAAAGAGATGGTAGAGAATGCTAAAGAGATAGAAGACGCACGAGCATTAGGTGATTTGAGAGAAAACTCTGAGTACAAATTTGCTTTGGAAAGACGAGCCAGACTTCAAGAAGAGATTCGGGTGTTGTCAGAGGAAATCAATCGGGCAAAAATTTTAACAAAAGATGCTGTTTTTACAGATTCTGTTGGTGTCGGTTGTAAAGTAGTTTTAGAAAACGACCAAGGAGAAGAGGTCTGTTACACGATATTAGGTCCTTGGGATGCTAACCCAGAAGCTAAAATTTTATCTTCAAAATCCAAGCTTGCACAAGAAATGGTTGGAAAGACGGTTGGAGAAACTGTGTTATTCCAAGGTAAGAAACATAAAATAAAACAGATCTCTTCTATATGGGACTAA
- the hemB gene encoding porphobilinogen synthase encodes MMRLPLLKRLRRNRKSASVRAIVRETNIVSSDLIWPIFLKDGSGIREEIEGMPGVYRWSLDVLAKELERLCLIGLKAVILFPVIDAKRKDQFGSYASHPYNIVCKGIQEIKKSFPHLCVISDIALDPFTTSGHDGIFHNNEVLNDESVLVYGEIAVLHAEMGVDIVAPSDMMDGRVRHIREKMDQMGFVNTGILSYSAKYASALYGPFRNALSSHPQSGDKRQYQMDPANVREALLECLSDEEEGADMVMIKPAGFYLDVIVKARESTHLPVIAYQVSGEFSMIMAASLHGWLNKEDVIMESLVAIKRAGATSIISYATPWVLEWLARDTLPFYEGVL; translated from the coding sequence ATGATGAGACTTCCCCTACTCAAACGCCTACGCAGAAATCGTAAAAGTGCTTCTGTTCGAGCGATAGTTAGAGAAACCAATATCGTTTCTAGCGACTTAATTTGGCCTATTTTTCTCAAAGATGGCTCAGGTATTCGAGAGGAAATTGAGGGTATGCCAGGAGTATATCGTTGGAGCTTGGACGTTTTAGCTAAGGAATTGGAAAGGCTCTGCCTTATAGGACTAAAAGCGGTGATTCTTTTTCCTGTCATAGATGCGAAAAGAAAAGATCAATTTGGATCTTATGCCTCTCACCCATACAACATTGTTTGTAAAGGGATTCAGGAAATCAAAAAATCTTTTCCCCATCTGTGTGTTATCAGCGATATAGCTTTAGATCCTTTCACGACAAGTGGTCATGATGGAATTTTTCATAATAACGAAGTTCTAAATGATGAAAGTGTTCTTGTGTATGGAGAAATTGCTGTGTTGCATGCAGAGATGGGAGTAGATATTGTTGCTCCAAGTGATATGATGGATGGTAGAGTTCGTCATATTCGCGAAAAAATGGATCAGATGGGGTTTGTCAACACAGGAATTCTATCCTACAGTGCAAAATATGCATCTGCTCTATACGGACCTTTTCGAAATGCTCTTTCTTCACATCCTCAGTCTGGGGATAAACGGCAATATCAAATGGATCCAGCAAACGTTCGAGAAGCTTTGTTGGAATGTTTGTCGGATGAAGAAGAAGGAGCAGATATGGTGATGATAAAACCTGCGGGCTTTTATCTAGATGTTATTGTTAAAGCTAGGGAAAGCACGCATCTTCCAGTGATTGCCTACCAAGTTAGTGGGGAATTTTCAATGATTATGGCAGCAAGTCTTCATGGATGGTTGAATAAAGAAGACGTGATCATGGAATCTTTGGTAGCCATTAAACGAGCAGGAGCCACGTCTATAATTAGTTATGCGACTCCATGGGTTTTAGAATGGTTGGCGCGAGACACGCTTCCTTTTTATGAAGGCGTTCTTTGA
- a CDS encoding Na(+)-translocating NADH-quinone reductase subunit A — translation MKIVVSRGLDLSLKGAPKESGFCGKVDPLVVSVDLRPFAPLPLGVKVSPEDHVTAGTPLAEYKTFPGVFITSPVDGEILEIRRGHKRSLLDIVIRKKPGSSQSKFSYDLQALSREELLEVFKKEGLFALFKQRPFDIPALPSHSPRDVFINLADNRPFTPSVEKHLSLFSSKEDGYYIFVVGVQAIAKLFGLKPHIIATDKLSLPSQDLVSIAHLHTVKGPFPSGSPSTHIHHIARIKNDKDIVFTISFQEVLSIGHLFLKGFVLGQQIVALAGSALPPSQRKYLITAKGASFKDLLSEEIISSQDISLIAGDPLTGRLCSKEENPCLGFRDHTITLLPNPKVRESLSFLRLGWNKHTVTRTYLSGFFKRKRVFMDMDTNLHGEKRPIIDAEIYDRVSALPIPVALLIKALETQNFEEASRLGLLEIAPEDFALPTFIDPSKTEMFAIVKESLLRYAKENVLPNV, via the coding sequence ATGAAGATCGTTGTTTCTCGCGGATTAGATTTGTCTTTAAAGGGCGCTCCAAAGGAGTCTGGTTTTTGCGGAAAGGTGGACCCTTTAGTAGTTTCCGTGGACCTAAGGCCTTTTGCGCCCCTTCCACTAGGGGTAAAAGTTTCTCCTGAAGACCACGTGACAGCAGGAACTCCTTTAGCAGAGTATAAGACTTTTCCAGGAGTTTTTATTACCTCCCCTGTTGATGGGGAGATTCTTGAAATCCGTAGAGGGCACAAAAGGTCTCTTCTGGATATCGTGATTAGAAAGAAACCCGGGAGCTCTCAGTCTAAATTTTCTTATGATCTCCAAGCTTTATCCCGAGAAGAACTATTAGAAGTTTTTAAGAAAGAGGGTCTTTTTGCCCTCTTTAAACAAAGACCTTTTGATATTCCTGCGCTTCCCTCCCATTCTCCTAGAGATGTTTTCATCAACCTAGCAGATAATCGTCCTTTCACCCCGTCTGTAGAAAAGCATCTAAGTCTATTTTCTTCTAAAGAAGACGGTTACTACATTTTTGTCGTGGGAGTTCAGGCAATAGCCAAACTGTTCGGGTTAAAACCGCATATTATTGCTACAGACAAGCTCAGTTTACCCTCTCAAGATTTAGTATCTATAGCCCACTTACACACGGTAAAAGGTCCTTTCCCTTCGGGATCTCCTTCAACACATATTCACCACATTGCCCGTATCAAAAACGACAAAGATATTGTCTTTACAATTAGCTTCCAAGAAGTTCTCTCCATCGGGCACCTATTCTTAAAAGGATTTGTTTTAGGACAACAAATTGTTGCCCTAGCCGGATCTGCTCTTCCTCCTTCTCAACGGAAGTACCTGATTACCGCAAAGGGCGCTAGTTTCAAAGATCTTCTTTCAGAAGAGATTATCTCTTCCCAGGACATAAGCTTAATTGCTGGTGATCCGCTTACAGGAAGATTATGTAGTAAAGAAGAGAATCCTTGTTTAGGTTTTCGAGACCATACCATAACACTTCTTCCTAACCCTAAAGTTCGGGAATCCTTATCTTTCTTACGTTTAGGATGGAATAAACATACAGTTACTCGAACCTATCTTTCAGGATTTTTCAAAAGGAAACGCGTATTCATGGACATGGATACGAATTTACACGGAGAAAAACGCCCGATCATAGATGCTGAGATCTACGATCGAGTCTCTGCGCTTCCTATTCCTGTAGCACTTCTTATCAAAGCTTTGGAAACTCAAAATTTTGAAGAAGCGTCTCGTTTGGGTCTCCTAGAGATCGCTCCAGAAGATTTTGCTCTACCCACATTTATAGATCCTTCTAAGACAGAAATGTTTGCTATTGTTAAAGAATCTCTTCTTCGTTATGCAAAGGAGAACGTTTTACCAAACGTTTAA
- a CDS encoding response regulator transcription factor has protein sequence MAGPKHVLLVSENWDLFFHTKELLNPEEYRCTIGQQYKQDASADLIVCEYSLLPKQILAPKFLEESFVLVLLDFFDEEICIDLLERGFWFLTRPITPRILKAAIGAFFSQGSLQSVPESIRFGPNVFHVLKLVVETPGGTIHLTPSESGILKRLLLNKGHLCLRKHLLEEIKNHAKAIVARNVDVHIASLRKKLGVYGNRIVTVRGVGYLFSDDENKNLAQ, from the coding sequence ATGGCTGGGCCTAAACATGTGCTACTGGTCAGTGAGAATTGGGATTTATTTTTTCACACAAAAGAATTACTTAATCCTGAAGAATATCGGTGCACAATCGGTCAGCAATACAAACAAGATGCGTCCGCAGACTTAATTGTTTGCGAATATTCATTACTTCCTAAACAGATTCTTGCTCCTAAATTCTTGGAAGAAAGTTTTGTTTTAGTTTTGTTAGATTTTTTTGACGAAGAGATCTGTATCGATCTTTTAGAGCGGGGTTTTTGGTTTTTAACTCGGCCCATCACGCCTAGAATCTTAAAAGCGGCTATAGGCGCTTTTTTTTCTCAAGGTTCTTTACAATCTGTTCCAGAAAGTATTCGCTTTGGTCCAAACGTATTCCATGTTCTGAAACTGGTGGTAGAAACTCCTGGAGGAACTATTCATCTAACACCCTCTGAATCTGGCATTTTGAAAAGGCTTTTACTGAACAAAGGTCATCTTTGTTTGCGCAAGCATCTTCTTGAGGAAATCAAAAATCACGCTAAAGCAATTGTGGCGAGAAATGTAGATGTACACATAGCCTCTTTAAGGAAAAAGCTAGGCGTCTACGGAAATAGAATTGTCACAGTGCGTGGTGTTGGGTATTTGTTTTCTGATGATGAGAATAAAAATCTTGCACAGTAA
- a CDS encoding FAD-dependent thymidylate synthase has product MLSKEGDFSEEQRARLSHFVTNLDSPIFALKNLPEVVKGALFSKYSRSTLGLRALLLKEFLDGEGGDFLDNDQQDCELGIQKAADFYRRVLDNFGDDSVGELGGAHLALEQVSMLAAKVLEDARIGGSPLEKSSRYVYFDQKVNGEFLYYRDPILMTSAFKDVFLDTCDFLFNTYSELIPQVRAYFEKIYPKDPEVSQSAYTVSLRAKVLDCLRGLLPAATLTNLGFFGNGRFWQNLLHRLQDNNLVEVRNIGEKSLTELMKIIPSFVSRAETHHYHHQAMVDYRRALREQLQSFAKRYGEEREPSLETGVRLVYGDPDGLYKIAAASLFPYSEHTYAELLDICRKIPNEDLMRILEAGASFRENRRHKSPRGLECAEFAFDITADFGAYRDLQRHRILTQERQLLTTKLGYTVPQQLIGTPMEAPFRAAMEKADQAYRLIAEEFPEEAQYVVPLAYNIRWLFHINARGLQWLCELRSQPQGHESYRQIAINMAKEVIQFHPAYELFFKFVDYSETDLGRLKQESRRKD; this is encoded by the coding sequence ATGTTGAGCAAAGAAGGAGATTTTTCGGAGGAACAAAGAGCCCGTTTGTCGCATTTTGTGACAAATTTGGATTCCCCGATATTTGCTTTAAAAAATCTTCCTGAAGTCGTTAAAGGTGCTTTATTTTCTAAATATTCCAGATCTACTTTGGGGTTGCGCGCTCTTCTTTTAAAAGAATTTTTAGATGGAGAGGGCGGAGATTTTCTCGATAATGACCAACAAGATTGTGAGTTAGGGATTCAAAAAGCCGCAGATTTTTATCGTCGTGTATTGGACAACTTTGGCGATGACTCTGTTGGTGAGTTAGGAGGAGCTCATCTCGCCTTGGAACAAGTATCTATGCTTGCTGCGAAAGTTTTAGAGGATGCTCGCATAGGAGGGTCTCCTCTAGAAAAGTCTTCTAGATACGTTTATTTTGATCAAAAGGTTAATGGGGAGTTTTTATACTATAGAGACCCTATTTTGATGACCTCGGCCTTTAAAGACGTCTTTTTGGATACCTGTGATTTTCTATTCAATACGTATTCGGAGCTCATCCCACAGGTTCGCGCGTATTTTGAGAAAATATACCCAAAAGATCCTGAGGTTTCTCAGTCCGCGTATACAGTTTCTTTACGAGCAAAAGTTTTGGACTGTTTAAGAGGTTTATTGCCAGCTGCTACCCTTACCAATCTGGGTTTTTTTGGTAATGGTCGATTCTGGCAAAATTTATTACATCGTTTACAGGACAACAACCTGGTTGAAGTGCGGAATATTGGGGAGAAGTCTTTAACGGAGTTGATGAAAATCATCCCATCCTTTGTGAGTCGTGCAGAGACTCATCACTATCATCATCAGGCTATGGTGGATTATCGTCGGGCTCTAAGAGAACAGCTCCAAAGTTTTGCAAAACGCTATGGAGAAGAAAGAGAACCTTCTTTAGAGACGGGAGTAAGATTGGTTTACGGGGATCCGGATGGTTTATACAAGATCGCGGCGGCCTCTCTGTTTCCATATTCTGAACATACGTATGCCGAGCTACTGGATATTTGTCGCAAAATCCCTAACGAGGATCTGATGCGCATTTTAGAAGCAGGAGCCTCTTTCCGAGAAAATCGCCGACATAAATCCCCCAGAGGTTTGGAGTGCGCTGAATTTGCTTTCGATATTACAGCGGATTTCGGGGCTTATCGGGATTTGCAAAGACATCGTATCTTAACTCAAGAGAGACAACTCTTAACGACTAAGCTAGGGTATACCGTTCCTCAGCAGCTGATAGGCACTCCGATGGAGGCTCCATTTAGGGCTGCTATGGAAAAAGCCGACCAGGCTTACCGGTTAATAGCAGAAGAGTTTCCTGAAGAAGCTCAATATGTTGTTCCTTTGGCGTATAACATTCGTTGGCTTTTCCATATTAACGCAAGAGGTTTGCAATGGCTTTGCGAGTTGCGCTCTCAGCCACAAGGACACGAGAGTTACAGACAAATCGCCATAAATATGGCAAAGGAAGTGATTCAGTTTCATCCAGCGTACGAGCTATTCTTTAAGTTTGTCGATTACTCAGAAACTGATTTAGGAAGATTGAAACAAGAGTCTCGGAGGAAAGATTAA